From the Brassica napus cultivar Da-Ae chromosome A8, Da-Ae, whole genome shotgun sequence genome, one window contains:
- the LOC125576875 gene encoding uncharacterized protein LOC125576875, whose translation MSTLDRASRWSQGLDTTCVLCKNAADTRSHLFFECDYSAQIWEFIAKGILRDSYTVIWSEILAILLDEKREKMSLFCIRYAFQEVLYAVWRERNKLMHGDKLLPLPVIKRMIDKGIRNKISLMRMKGIKGMEKLMQFWFLTRM comes from the coding sequence ATGTCGACCTTAGACAGAGCATCAAGATGGAGCCAGGGACTGGACACTACATGTGTGCTCTGTAAAAATGCTGCAGATACGAGGAGTCACTTATTCTTCGAATGTGATTACTCTGCACAGATATGGGAGTTTATAGCCAAAGGTATTTTACGAGACTCCTATACAGTTATCTGGTCTGAGATCTTGGCTATTCTATTGGatgagaaaagagaaaagatgagCCTCTTCTGTATAAGATATGCTTTCCAAGAAGTTCTGTATGCAGTATGGAGAGAGCGTAACAAGCTTATGCATGGTGATAAGTTATTGCCATTACCAGTGATTAAAAGGATGATTGATAAGGGAATCCGCAACAAGATCTCTTTGATGAGAATGAAAGGGATCAAGGGAATGGAGAAGCTGATGCAATTTTGGTTCCTTACTAGAATGTAA
- the LOC106369795 gene encoding uncharacterized protein LOC106369795, protein MSIKHVFFSMVVVCVVVSANAQLPQFLIPFPFPLPFQPSPGIPGLPDVAKCWSSLMDIPGCIIEIYTSILTGQFGHIGPSCCKAFLEAEANCLPKLPFIPLFPLKEQCSRIASAAPPTTK, encoded by the coding sequence ATGtctattaaacatgtttttttctCAATGGTGGTTGTGTGTGTTGTAGTCTCTGCCAATGCTCAACTACCCCAGTTTCTTATCCCATTTCCTTTTCCACTCCCATTCCAACCAAGTCCAGGCATTCCCGGATTACCTGATGTGGCAAAATGTTGGTCTTCATTGATGGATATTCCAGGATGCATTATAGAGATTTACACATCTATACTCACAGGACAATTTGGACATATAGGTCCCTCTTGTTGCAAAGCATTTTTGGAAGCAGAAGCCAATTGCTTACCGAAACTTCCATTCATTCCACTTTTTCCTCTCAAAGAACAATGTTCAAGAATTGCTAGCGCAGCTCCTCCTACCACAAaatag